The DNA window TAAGCAGAGGATATTTTTCAGGGTTGTTCCTATCAAAGCATGTAATGCACTAAAATCAAATAATTACCAGAATTTCTTTGTCAACATCTCCATCCTTCGTTGTAGGTACTGTCCATCACCAACCAGGAAGAAATAGTGGAATTTTGTCGGAAAGAAGGTCTGGTTATACTTGCTGATGAGGTTAGCACTGGATGGCAAATTGGCAATTATATTTCTTTTGCTTTGTCAAATCAACATTCACCAAGTGAAGGAAAAATTTGTCCTGTAAATCAGTTACCGAAACATATTTACAGGTATACCAAGATAATGTCTATGTCGAGAACAAAAAATTCCATTCTTTCAAGAAAGTGGCAAGATCACTTGGGTACGATGAAAAGGACCTTTCGTTAGTATCATTTCATTCGGTTTCAATGGGTAAGTCTTCCTTTATATGTATCATAACGTGATCTAGATCCTTGCGAGGTTCAACTAGGGCACTGCTACTAAATTCTTTGCTACTCtcatatcttctgaaattggcaGGATTCTATGGGGAAagtggaagaagaggaggctACATGGAGATAACAGGTTTTGGAGATGATGTGAAGCGTCAGATTTACAAGTTGGCTTCTGTCACTATTTGCCCCAACATAGCTGGCCAAATTCTTATCAGCCTTGTGATGGATCCGCCTAAGGTCTCACATTTGAACTAAGTCCCCACCAAATTCCCCGTATGTTTTTACTAAATTACCCTGTGACATGCATGCAGTTAGGAGATGAGTCCTTCGAGACATTTGAGGCTGAGAAGGAAAAAATCCATTCATCTTTCTTGAAGCGCGCCAAGGTATGTGCATCCTTCATACACATCGACCCGTGCACAAGATACCTTGTGTGTCTTCTTGACAATGGCAGGATCCTCTCTTGTGCGAGAAACTGCAGACCCTGGAGAAGGCTTTCAGCAGCCTGGAGGGAGTGAGCTGCAACAAGATAGAGGGCGCCCTGTACTTCTTCCCACGGCTCCACCTGCCCTCGCTCGCCATCAAGACCGCCGAGTCTGAGGGTGTCTCACCTGACGTTTTCTACACTCACCGCCTGCTTGACGCCACCGGGATCGCCGTCGTTCCTGGCTCCGCGTTCCACCAGGTCAGTCAGTCAGAGTACTCCTCCCAGATGATCTCACCTTTTGCTTATGTACCATATATAGCACTACTGCAGTAGCCTTGAAGGTGCATTTTCCGAATGTCCATGGGGCATGGGCTTGTCAGTACCATCCATTCTGCACTGAGATTTACAAGATAGGATAATCTTAGGATGGAGGGAACATAGGATGGATAACCAGTATGCACATGTCATATATATTTGACTTTGCACTTCCTTGGTTATCTCATTGTCTGACCTTCTTCGTTGCGATGCAATAACAAGGCCTCTGGGACGATCCATATCCGGTGCACAATCCTGCCGGATGAGGACAAGATCGCAACGATGATCCCACGACTCAAGGCGTTCCATGAGTCGTTCATGAACGAGTTCCGGGGCTCTGAACCTTACATGAACGATCTCCGCCGCTGAGCATCTTGATGCTTGGCACAGCTCCACCTAGTGGCGTGAATCTGAAGGTATGGATGGCATGGCATGTGTGAGCCGTGTACAAGGGCAAGGCAGCCAGAGTGGCCTGAGCTCTGGCGGAGCGCGACTTTTCAGTGTTCTTGCTTTCAGGTTGAACTGTGCCCATTTGTACCACTTGTGCTGTATGACTGGGCTACCTGTGACCTTCTAAACTGGAATAAGTTCAGCTGTGAATAGCTCTGTTCAGGAAAATGTATAATATTGCGTATGTTTTAAATCCTAGGAGCACTGGCTTTTACCTGAACTGTATGCATTTTCTTGCGCATCGACCAAGCTGGAGTTTTGTCTTTCGAATGCACAACATTCGGGACCTCGAAACCTCAGTGGAACAGAACACCTCGAGTTTTGAATGGCACATTGACAATTGCTGACACCAGATTTGAGGTTACACTTAACATAAGCTTGTTCAGCTTCTCTCACAATTGGCGAAGGGAGTCTTCAACTTGTGAAATGTCACTGGAGCCCATCCAAAGGATTCATAGTTCAGGaaaagacaaacaaatcccaaATCCTAAAATTTAATATTAACGAAGTCTCAAATAAGCCATGTAATTAAACCTAAGAATTAATAGACCACAATCATGGGAAACTCATATAGCAAGTACTTTCTATATATTCCCCAACTTTGAACTTTTCCTTTGAAGGAACCATGGTTAGGAGCTGCTTTCCATTTAAGGAGAAAGAAGAAGTTACACGAGTCAATCCAGATGTTTTGATACATATAGCTGAAAGCTAACATCAAGAAACTAATTGATCCTAGGTCATATACTAAGTTTCTTGAAGTTTAATTATTTCTCGACGAACATAAACATATGCAGGAGCCTAAGCTCGGAATTCTCAATGACTCACCAGTTATGCTCTTTCCAGATGAGGTCTTTTATAGCGCATAATACTAGTCTTTTTCGGACACTAGTATACACCAGTATTGTGCGCTATAAAGAACTCTTCTAGATATATGCCAGGTGACCAGCCGTTTCCGGTGCTTGGGAACACTGTTCCTCACCCCCACCCTTTAATCGACAATGCTGAAACAGAATACTGTTAGGTAATCCAAGTGCTGCTCCTACATTTTGCTTATGTACAGAATAGGATAGCTGTTGATGGCCAAGTTCCCTGCATGCTTGCGCGGGAGCCTGGTCTGTTTAGATTGTGTAAAGTTCGCGCGCTCTGTCTTTGCGCGGGAACGCGTCGCGCCCGGATTGCTCGGCACGACGGAGGCTCGTGGGATGGCGCGAGTTGAGGAACGTCGTGGGGAGTGGTTTGGGCGAGTTAGTGGCCACATGGCCCTCTTTGTTTTCCAGCTATATATGTGTCAATGCATAACAGAAAACGTGGTTGATTTTGGCCGCACAAAACTTTCCCAGTTCCAAGTGTTCGCGTACGTTGGTGTTTCCTGGGCGTTCCAGGTCTTCTTCCTCagctccggcgagggagagCAGCTCCTACGGGTGGAGTAATCGGCCTCGGATCCAaacaactggtatcagagccacgGCGGTCATGTCGCGGACACCGGAGCACCGGGGGACGCCGCCAGAGCGCTCGTCGACGCCGCGGCGCGGACGCTCTCCGTCGCGCAGGCCACGGGGACGCGAGGTCGTCATTGAGCGCATCATCGAGAAGATGGTGGCAGGGTCGGCCAACTACCCCGTACTCTCGAAGACGAACTACTACGACTGGGCGGCGTTGATGCGCGTGATGCTACAGGCAAGGGGCCTGTGGCTCCCAGTGACGCTCGGGACGGAAGATGTTACGGAGGACCGGATGGCGCTGGAGATCCTCTGCAAGGCGGTTCCGGCGGAGCTGATGGGGACAATCGCCAACAAGCCGACGGTGAGAACCGCATGGGAGGCGATTAAGGTAATGAACGTCGGCGTCGAGCGCGTGCGCAAGGCGAAGGCGAGCACACTCCGGAGGGAATTCGACTCCCTAAAATTCCATGACGGGGAGACGGTGGACGACTTCGGCATACGGATCAGTCGCATCGTGACCCAACTCACGGTGCTTGGCGATGGCATCCAGGAGGAGCAGGTGGTACGCAAGTTCTTGCAGGCACTTCCGCCGAGGTTCGAGCAGATTGCATCGTCGATCGAAACTCTGCTCAATCTCGACGACGTCTCTGTGGAGGAGCTGATCGGGCGACTGAAGGCCACGGAGGAACGTCACGGCTACAACGGCAATGACACCATCGCCAAGCTCAACCTCACCGAGGATGAGCTAGTCGCGCGCATCTCATCACGGCTCCAGCTCAACGGTGGAGGCAGTTCGAGCGGCGGCGGTTCGGGCACCAGAGGCTCAGAACGCAGGAGGGAGTCGTCAGGTAACAGGAGGGGCCGCGGGCGCGGTCGTGGAGGCGGTTACGgcagcgggcgcggcggcggaaagTCCGGCCACAATGGCAAGGACGTCGCCGGCAACGAGTGCCGGTACTGCGGCAAGGAAGGACATTGGGCCCGTGAGTGCCGCAAGAAGAAAAGGGACGAGGCGGCCCATATGGCCCAAGTGGAGGAGGCAGACTCCAACCAGGCGCTGCTGGTGGCTGCTGTGACAGTCaacgcctcctcctcccttccaaCAGCGGCGGCGCGATGGGAGCCACCGGCGATCCACCTCGACGAGAGCAAGCTCTTCGTCCAGCTCGACAACAAGGATCAAGAAAGCCGCGTGCAGTGGATCCTCGACACGGGAGCCACGAATCACATGACGGGGGAGCGCGGATTCTTCTCCGAGCTCGACACAGGCGTCCATGGATCTGTCCGATTTGGGGATGGATCCATGGTCAAAATCAAAGGCCGCGGCACCGTGCTGTTCAAGTGCAAGACGGGCGAACATCAGGCGCTCACCGGGGTGTATCACATCCCGCGCCTCACCGCCAACATCGTAAGCCTCGGTCAGCTGGAAGGGGACGGCTACAAGATCCTCATGGACTGTGGATCCCTGAAGATCTGGGACGCGCAGCGGCGTCTCCTGGCGAAGGTGGAAAGGGCGGCCAACAACCTGTACACCCTGAATCTCAACATCGGTAAGCCAGTATGTTTGGCTACACAGGGATCGAGTGCGGCGTGGCGGTGGCACGCGCGCTACGGCCATCTCAATTTCCGCGGGCTACGGCGGCTTGCGGAGCAGGACATGGTGCGGGGACTGCCACAGATCGATCATGTTGATCAGGTCTGCGACAGTTGCCTGGCCGGGAAACAGCGACGACTGGCGTTTCCATCTGAGGCAAAATATCGCGCGGCGCACAAGCTGGAGCTCGTTCATGGTGATCTCTACGGCCCCGTGACGCCAGCGACCCCGAGCAACAACAAGTACTTCTTCCTGCTTGTTGACGATTTGAGCCGCTACATGTGGCTGATCCTGCTGAGCACTAAGGACCAGGCGGCGACAGCGTTCACGGCATTCCAGGCGCGAGCTGAGGCTGAGGCAAGAAGGAAATTGGGAACTCTGCGCACCGACCGCGGTGGAGAGTTCACGGCGCGCACCTTCGTCGAGCACTGCGCGCAAGAGGGCATCCAGAGGCACTTCACTGCACCATACTCGCCACAACAAAACGGCGTGGTGGAGCGGAGAAATCAGACGGTAATGGGGATGGCCAGGAGCATGATGAAGGCCATGACGATGCCAGGATGGTTCTGGGGGGAAGCGGTGACCACGGCGGTGTTCATTCTGAACAGGTCACCCACCCAGAGCGTCGCAGGGAAGACACCATATCAGGTATGGCACGGTCAACAGCCACCGGTTCATTTCTTCCGCACTTTTGGATGTGTAGCACATGTGAAAGCCGGCGGCAAGCCACTGACGAAGCTGGAGGATCGGAGCACGCCGATGGTGTTTGTTGGGTACGAGCAAGGCACCAAGGCATGGCGCTTCTACAACCCAGGCACGCGGCGTGTTCACGTGTCGCGGGACGCGGTGTTTGAAGAGGATCGCCCCTGGGATTGGGGCGAGGAGGCAGGAGCGGGACCgaacgacgacgatgacccatTCTGCATCGAGTTTACCACGGTCGGGCAACCCCGAAGCGGGGCTGCGGCCGTGGAGGTGCCACGCGCGCCAACGGCCACGCCTGCTCCTTCAACATCTGAGTCTACGCCAAGCCGCGCGGCAATGCCCACGTGCGGGTCTGAGCCTCGCACACCGGTCGCCAGTCCAACGACGCCAACGGCAATCGAGTTCGCGTCTCCACCGACGGGGGAGCTTGACCTCGACGACGATCATGGTGAAGCACCACTACGATTCCGGACTGTGGAAAATGTTCTGGGTCCGGCGTCAACTCCTGGACATGCTGAAAGAGAGCTCACGGAGGAGTTGCTGGCGGCAATCGGGGATGAACCAACATCGGCGGAAGAAGCAAAGGGTGTAAAGGAATGGCGCATGGCCATGCTCGAGGAGATGGTTTCAATTGAAGAGAACAAGACTTGGACCTTAGTTGATCTGCCAAAGGGACAGCGTGCCATCGGTTTGAAGTGGGTTTTCAAGCTTAAAAGAGATGAACACGGCGAGGTGGTCAAGTACAAGGCCAGGCTCGTCGTGAAGGGTTATGTGCAGCGGCAGGGCATCGATTTTGAGGAAGTGTTTGCTCCTGTTGCACGTATGGAGTCGGTACGCGTGGTACTAGCCGTGGCGGCGCACCATGGCTGGTCTGTGCATCATATGGATGTGAAATCCGCGTTTCTCAACGGCGAGCTGGCGGAGGAAGTCTATGTGTCACAGCCCCCCGGGTTCACTGCTGCCGGGCATGAAGAGAAGGTGCTGAGGCTCCACAAGGCACTGTACGGGCTGCGTCAAGCTCCCAGGGCATGGAACGTGAAGCTGGATGCCAGCCTACATGAGCTTGGATTCACCCGAAGCAAGTGTGAGCACGGGCTTTACTTGCGCGGCACTCAAGCGTCAAGACTGGTGGTGGGAGTCTACGTGGATGATCTCATCATCACAGGGGAGATGAACACAGAGATCGACTCATTCAAGCAGGAGATGAAAAGGCTATTCAAGATGAGCGATCTGGGACATCTGTCCTACTATCTGGGCAAGGAGCACGAGGCATGGGACTGTGCCAAGGTGCATACGGGCTGAAGCTGCTCGAGAAGGCAGGGATGAACAATTGCAATGCCTGCGCGACACCAATGGAGGTCAGGCTGAAGCTTTCCAAGGCAAGTGCGTCACCTTTGGAGGATGATTCGACCATGTACCACAGCATCATAGGCAGCCTGCGTTATCTGCTTCATACCCGGCCTGATCTTTCTTTCAGTGTTGGGTACCTGAGCCGGTTCATGGAGGAACCAAGGAACGATCACATGGCGGCAGTAAAGCATCTACTTCGTTATGTTGCAGGCACTATCAACTATGGATTATGGTACTCCAGAGGAGGTGGCGGCGAACTAAGCTTGCTGGGGTATTCTGACAGTGATTTGGCCGGAGACGTGGACGATCGCAAGAGCACGACGGGAGTAATCTTCTACCTCGGCGCCAATCCCGTGTCCTGGTTTTCACAGAAGCAGTGCGTAGTAGCGCTCTCATCCTGTGAGACTGAATTCATCGCAGGTGCAGCAGCAGCCTGCCAGGCAACATGGCTCGGGCGCCTGATTGAGGATGTGACCGGGAAGAAGACATCTCCACCACGCCTGAAGATGGACAACATGGCAGCAATAGCACTTTGCAAGAACCCTGTGCTTCATGATCGGAGCAAACATATCGACACCAAGTTCCACTACATTCGTGAATGTGTCGATCGTGGTGACATCAATGTTGAATTCGTGGGAACCAAGGAGCAGCTCGCGGACATCCTGACGAAACCTCTCAGGAAGATCCTGTTTCAAGAATTGCGGGAGAAAATGGGTGTCATCAATTTATCATGAGCAGCACATAGATTAAGGGGGGATTGTTAGGTAATCCAAGTGCTGCTCCTACATTTTGCTTATGTACAGAATAGGATAGCTGTTGATGGCCAAGTTCCCTGCATGCTTGCGCGGGAGCCTGGTCTGTTTAGATTGTGTAAAGTTCGCGCGCTCTGTCTTTGCGCGGGAACGCGTCGCGCCCGGACTGCTCGGCACGACGGAGGCTCGTGGGATGGCGCGAGTTGAGGAACGTCGTGGGGAGTGGTTTGGGCGAGTTAGTGGCCACATGGCCCTCTTTGTTTTCCAGCTATATATGTGTCAATGCATAACAGAAAACGTGGTTGATTTTGGCCGCACAAAACTTTCCCAGTTCCAAGTGTTCGCGTACGTTGGTGTTTCCTGGGCGTTCCAGGTCTTCTTCCTCagctccggcgagggagagCAGCTCCTACGGGTGGAGTAATCGGCCTCGGATCCAAACAAATACATCCGGAGTCGGCTCTGCAAGATGCCCACAGTGGCATGCTAAGTTCAGTGAGGATCATT is part of the Panicum hallii strain FIL2 chromosome 2, PHallii_v3.1, whole genome shotgun sequence genome and encodes:
- the LOC112881966 gene encoding alanine aminotransferase 2-like isoform X1; protein product: MSYNKAPSITAETINPKVKIFNYEPCGEIVRHAERLQQEMDENPDSLPFPEVIQCNLGNPQVLGQRPITFFREVLCLCDNPDLLNKDEARALFSPCAIRRARRIINSVPGKDSGGYTSSRGIKSLRQAVANGISARDGYLSKPDDIFLTDGASAAVNTMMQILIRSHEDGILCPLPEYPLYSASIILHGGTMVPYNLTEDRGWGLQIFEVKRCLEEARSAGLTVRAMVVINPGNPTGQVLSITNQEEIVEFCRKEGLVILADEVYQDNVYVENKKFHSFKKVARSLGYDEKDLSLVSFHSVSMGFYGESGRRGGYMEITGFGDDVKRQIYKLASVTICPNIAGQILISLVMDPPKLGDESFETFEAEKEKIHSSFLKRAKTLEKAFSSLEGVSCNKIEGALYFFPRLHLPSLAIKTAESEGVSPDVFYTHRLLDATGIAVVPGSAFHQASGTIHIRCTILPDEDKIATMIPRLKAFHESFMNEFRGSEPYMNDLRR
- the LOC112881966 gene encoding alanine aminotransferase 2-like isoform X3, with product MDENPDSLPFPEVIQCNLGNPQVLGQRPITFFREVLCLCDNPDLLNKDEARALFSPCAIRRARRIINSVPGKDSGGYTSSRGIKSLRQAVANGISARDGYLSKPDDIFLTDGASAAVNTMMQILIRSHEDGILCPLPEYPLYSASIILHGGTMVPYNLTEDRGWGLQIFEVKRCLEEARSAGLTVRAMVVINPGNPTGQVLSITNQEEIVEFCRKEGLVILADEVYQDNVYVENKKFHSFKKVARSLGYDEKDLSLVSFHSVSMGFYGESGRRGGYMEITGFGDDVKRQIYKLASVTICPNIAGQILISLVMDPPKLGDESFETFEAEKEKIHSSFLKRAKTLEKAFSSLEGVSCNKIEGALYFFPRLHLPSLAIKTAESEGVSPDVFYTHRLLDATGIAVVPGSAFHQASGTIHIRCTILPDEDKIATMIPRLKAFHESFMNEFRGSEPYMNDLRR